One window from the genome of Planctomycetota bacterium encodes:
- a CDS encoding amidohydrolase — MSLRALALVAFACAVLSRNRAQAQQADLILHGGKIVTVDAQFRLAEALAVAGDRLLAVGTNAEVLALAGPKTQRLDLQGKTVLPGLIDSHSHPTSAAVFEFDHEVPAMESIADVLAYVKARAAVVPRGEWIGISQVFVTRLRERRFPTRAELDAAAPDHPVAFRTGPDASLNSLALQLCGIDRAFQITDGKPGQVERDPATGEPTGILRNCGRFIKARSTAKSPTAQDRAERLKALFAAYNQVGITGVTDRGVGDESLRLYEQLLKDGALTCRVFLTYYVDAQGPLEKIEAGIQRAASHPLHAYNNLLWLRGLKIYLDGGMLTGSAYLLKPWGPSAIYSITDPEYRGILFVEPDKLARIAAAALRADLQLTAHCVGDGAVETLVGAYERVNAELPVRERRPCLSHANFMTPAAIEKMARLGIVADLQPAWLYLDGATLRAHFGDERLAFFQPYKTLAERGVTVGGGSDHMQKIGRRRSINTYDPFLGMWTALTRQPRWTEQPLRPEQAITREQAIRLYTINNAFLTFEEKEKGSLEKGKLADFIVLDRDILTCPLDAVKDIEVEQTWLGGRRVHPAN, encoded by the coding sequence ATGTCGCTTCGGGCGCTGGCCCTGGTGGCGTTCGCGTGCGCGGTGCTCTCGCGGAACCGGGCACAGGCGCAGCAGGCCGACCTGATCCTCCACGGCGGCAAGATCGTCACCGTGGACGCGCAGTTCCGCCTCGCCGAGGCCCTGGCTGTGGCCGGCGACCGCCTGCTGGCCGTGGGCACGAACGCCGAGGTGCTCGCCCTCGCCGGCCCGAAGACCCAGCGGCTCGACCTCCAGGGCAAGACCGTGCTGCCCGGCCTCATTGACTCCCATTCGCACCCGACCAGCGCCGCGGTGTTCGAGTTCGACCACGAGGTGCCGGCGATGGAGAGCATCGCCGACGTGCTGGCCTACGTGAAGGCCCGCGCCGCCGTGGTGCCCAGGGGCGAGTGGATCGGCATCTCGCAGGTCTTCGTCACCCGGTTGCGCGAGCGACGCTTCCCCACGCGGGCCGAGCTCGACGCCGCCGCCCCCGACCACCCCGTGGCCTTCCGCACGGGGCCCGACGCCTCGCTCAACTCGCTCGCCCTCCAACTGTGCGGGATTGACCGCGCCTTCCAGATCACCGACGGCAAGCCGGGCCAGGTCGAGCGCGACCCCGCCACGGGCGAGCCGACCGGCATCCTGCGCAACTGCGGCCGCTTCATCAAGGCGAGGTCCACCGCCAAGAGCCCCACGGCCCAGGACCGCGCCGAACGCCTGAAGGCCCTCTTCGCCGCCTACAACCAGGTGGGGATCACGGGCGTGACCGACCGCGGCGTGGGCGACGAATCGCTCCGCCTCTACGAGCAACTCCTCAAGGACGGCGCGCTGACCTGCCGCGTGTTCCTCACCTACTACGTGGACGCGCAGGGGCCGCTCGAGAAGATCGAGGCGGGCATCCAGCGCGCCGCGAGCCATCCGTTGCACGCCTACAACAACCTGCTCTGGCTCCGCGGGCTGAAAATCTACCTCGACGGCGGCATGCTCACGGGCAGCGCCTACCTGCTCAAGCCCTGGGGCCCGAGCGCCATCTACTCGATCACCGACCCCGAGTACCGCGGCATCCTGTTCGTCGAGCCCGACAAGTTGGCCCGCATCGCCGCGGCCGCGCTGCGGGCCGACCTCCAGCTCACGGCCCACTGCGTGGGCGACGGCGCGGTGGAGACGCTCGTCGGCGCCTACGAACGGGTGAACGCCGAGCTGCCCGTGCGCGAGCGCCGCCCCTGCCTGTCGCACGCGAACTTCATGACGCCCGCCGCCATCGAGAAGATGGCTCGGCTGGGCATCGTGGCCGACCTCCAGCCCGCCTGGCTCTACCTCGACGGCGCCACGCTGCGCGCCCACTTCGGCGACGAGCGCCTCGCCTTCTTCCAGCCCTACAAGACCCTCGCCGAGCGCGGCGTCACCGTGGGCGGCGGCTCCGACCACATGCAGAAGATCGGCCGCCGGCGCTCCATCAACACCTACGACCCGTTCCTGGGGATGTGGACCGCGCTGACCCGCCAGCCGCGCTGGACCGAGCAGCCGCTCCGCCCCGAGCAGGCGATCACCCGCGAGCAGGCCATCCGCCTCTACACGATCAACAACGCCTTCCTCACCTTCGAGGAGAAGGAGAAAGGCTCGCTCGAGAAGGGCAAGCTCGCCGACTTCATCGTCCTGGACCGCGACATCCTCACCTGCCCCCTCGACGCGGTGAAGGACATCGAGGTCGAGCAGACCTGGCTCGGCGGCCGGCGGGTGCATCCCGCGAACTAG
- a CDS encoding uroporphyrinogen decarboxylase family protein: MATIFDDAKRLGGPLSVRERFQRVMHYQKVDRIPFFEFGYWDTTLTRWHEEGLPREVDNEAKAYAWFGIENWGGVWANVGLTGDVFKPETLEETDDYVITRDGVGAVAHQKKKEIRTIPHYLDYGLKTRDDWAKFKAKLQPTLDGRIHPSFYENLASYRTAQHPIAAPIGSMIGVPRNWMGFERIATLAYDDPEMLDDIVETLCQCVVVVLEEVCPYVQFDFGAGWEDICFNSGPIVSPWIFDKYIVPRYARITNVLKKHGCDISWTDCDGNVCPILNQFLAGGINCMFPAEVKGGSDPLRIRELAGEAMRIVGGVDKLPLNENPQAIERELLRIAPLVETGGFIPTIDHRVPSSVPYENYRFYIKTKRQLFRAGYREPQYKE; encoded by the coding sequence TTGGCGACAATCTTCGACGACGCGAAGAGGCTCGGCGGGCCGCTGTCCGTCCGCGAACGCTTCCAGCGCGTGATGCACTATCAGAAGGTGGACCGCATCCCGTTCTTCGAGTTCGGCTACTGGGACACCACGCTCACCCGCTGGCACGAGGAGGGCCTGCCCCGCGAGGTGGACAATGAGGCGAAGGCCTACGCCTGGTTCGGCATCGAAAACTGGGGCGGCGTGTGGGCCAACGTGGGCCTCACGGGCGACGTGTTCAAGCCCGAAACCCTCGAGGAGACCGACGACTACGTCATCACCCGCGACGGCGTGGGCGCGGTGGCCCACCAGAAGAAGAAGGAAATCCGCACCATCCCGCACTACCTCGACTACGGCCTGAAGACCCGCGACGACTGGGCGAAGTTCAAGGCCAAGCTCCAGCCGACCCTCGACGGGCGCATCCACCCCTCCTTCTACGAGAACCTGGCGAGCTACCGCACGGCGCAACACCCCATCGCCGCGCCCATCGGCTCGATGATCGGCGTGCCGCGCAACTGGATGGGCTTCGAGCGCATCGCCACCCTGGCCTACGACGATCCCGAGATGCTCGACGACATCGTCGAGACGCTCTGCCAGTGCGTCGTGGTCGTCCTCGAAGAGGTCTGCCCGTACGTGCAGTTCGACTTCGGGGCGGGCTGGGAGGACATCTGCTTCAACTCCGGCCCGATCGTGAGCCCGTGGATCTTCGACAAGTACATCGTGCCCCGCTACGCGCGGATCACCAACGTGCTCAAGAAGCACGGCTGCGACATTTCGTGGACCGATTGCGACGGGAACGTGTGCCCGATCCTCAACCAGTTCCTGGCGGGCGGCATCAACTGCATGTTCCCGGCCGAGGTGAAGGGCGGCAGCGACCCGCTGCGCATCCGCGAGCTGGCGGGCGAGGCGATGCGCATCGTGGGCGGCGTGGATAAGCTGCCGCTGAACGAGAACCCGCAGGCCATCGAGCGGGAGCTGCTCCGCATCGCGCCCCTGGTCGAGACAGGCGGCTTCATCCCCACGATTGACCACCGCGTGCCCTCCAGCGTGCCCTACGAGAACTACAGGTTCTACATCAAGACCAAGCGGCAACTGTTCCGCGCGGGCTACCGCGAGCCGCAGTACAAGGAGTGA